A single Cannabis sativa cultivar Pink pepper isolate KNU-18-1 chromosome 7, ASM2916894v1, whole genome shotgun sequence DNA region contains:
- the LOC115697794 gene encoding probable LRR receptor-like serine/threonine-protein kinase At1g29720 isoform X4 — MAGEKSDLSTLKINIKNSPDHSVLVLRNVNLTGIIPNTIVNMITGLKMLDLSFNNLVGGLNTAQSYTTEHIFLGGNKLNGSVPETFRFNSKNDNIDLSYNNFNWSTSTCDNENSFKFVNTYRSSYLKNELLSCSHKFYCQQYQSSLHINCGGPQVTVKNVNGSLTYEGDEFDGYNSAVSKSITKTWGFSSIGDAMDDNDKINNHVVHDDNNLFKDSGDLYITARKSPLSLTYFGCLQNGMYTVKLHFAELELDNVIGRRIFDIYIQGKKMLVDFNIHEEAKRSGSKVVVQEYFNVNVTDNIMEIRFYWAGKGTTCVPKRGYYGILVSAISVCPSSKSHCEEPNSPNRISIVVGISISVFCLILLIIGIITWKRYQNNKHAKETSKLSGMELITGSFTLRQLRAATDDFHSDNILGKGGFGSVYKGHLSDGTVIAVKQLSSKSRQGNREFITEIGMISGLQHPNLVKLYGCCIEGNQLLLVYEYMENNNLGHALFGKSGLKLDWSTRFNICVGIAKGLLFLHEGSPLKIVHRDIKATNVLLDRDLNAKISDFGLAKLHEEDDSHISTRIAGTIGYMAPEYALWGYLTEKADVYSFGVVALEIVSGKSNTNYKPENECVCLLDYAFALQRKEDLLVLIDPNLESNFNKEEAERVLKLALLCTNASPTLRPTMSEVVGMLEEQTAITNVVSDPDIFRVDLESDLRFKSLKNYYQQVQRKNSSEIQGSSSFNQRFSEPSTSSSAHDLYQVNPASLSLHDLYEINPDSMNNSDISSLVSGHSSSAWH, encoded by the exons AGACTTGAGCTTTAATAATTTGGTAGGAGGACTGAACACTGCCCAATCCTACACAACAGAACATAT ATTTTTAGGGGGTAACAAGCTTAATGGAAGCGTGCCTGAGACATTCCGCTTCAATTCCAAGAATGACAATAT tgatctATCTTATAATAACTTCAATTGGTCAACTTCCACATGTGATAACGAGAACAG CTTTAAATTTGTAAACACATATCGGAGTTCCTACTTGAAGAATGa GCTTCTTTCTTGCTCACATAAATTCTATTGTCAACAAT ATCAATCTTCCCTGCATATAAATTGTGGTGGACCACAAGTGACTGTGAAGAATGTCAATGGAAGTCTCACATATGAAGGTGATGAGTTTGATGGCTACAATTCAGCAGTGAGTAAAAGTATAACAAAAACTTGGGGATTTAGCAGCATAGGAGATGCTATGGATGACAATGATAAGATAAATAATCATGTTGTACACGATGACAACAATCTGTTTAAGGATAGTGGGGATTTATATATTACAGCTCGAAAATCACCCTTGTCCCTCACTTACTTTGGATGTCTGCAAAATGGAATGTACACTGTAAAACTACACTTTGCAGAGCTTGAGCTTGACAATGTTATTGGCCGACGcatatttgatatatatattcaa GGAAAGAAAatgttagtggattttaatATACATGAGGAAGCTAAAAGAAGTGGTAGTAAAGTTGTTGTCCAAGAGTATTTTAATGTCAATGTGACTGATAATATCATGGAAATTCGCTTCTATTGGGCTGGAAAAGGAACCACTTGTGTTCCTAAGAGAGGATATTATGGTATTCTCGTATCCGCTATTTCAGTGTGTCCAA GTTCCAAATCCCATTGTGAAG AACCTAACTCACCAAATAGAATATCTATAGTGGTTGGCATTTCCATTTCTGTTTTTTGCCTAATCCTGCTAATAATTGGTATCATCACTTGGAAAAGATACCAAAACAACAAACATGCAAAGGAAACATCAA AGCTTTCCGGCATGGAGTTAATAACAGGTTCATTTACTTTGAGACAATTAAGAGCTGCCACTGATGATTTTCATTCTGATAACATACTTGGAAAAGGTGGTTTTGGAAGTGTTTATAAG GGTCATTTATCAGATGGTACAGTTATTGCAGTGAAGCAACTGTCTTCAAAGTCAAGACAAGGCAATCGTGAATTCATTACTGAGATAGGCATGATATCTGGTTTGCAACATCCAAATTTAGTCAAGCTTTATGGCTGTTGTATAGAAGGAAATCAATTATTACTAGTATACGAGTACATGGAAAATAATAATCTTGGGCATGCACTCTTTG GTAAGAGTGGTTTGAAACTGGATTGGTCAACGAGGTTTAACATATGTGTTGGAATAGCCAAAGGCCTTTTGTTCCTTCATGAAGGGTCACCTCTGAAGATTGTTCATAGAGACATTAAGGCAACAAATGTGTTACTTGATAGAGATCTTAATGCTAAGATTTCAGATTTTGGATTGGCTAAGCTTCATGAAGAGGATGACAGCCACATTAGCACTCGAATTGCTGGAACCAt AGGATACATGGCTCCAGAATATGCATTATGGGGTTATTTGACTGAAAAGGCAGATGTTTATAGCTTTGGTGTAGTTGCTTTAGAAATTGTTAGTGGGAAGAGCAATACAAACTACAAACCTGAAAATGAATGTGTTTGTCTTCTTGATTAT GCATTCGCTTTGCAACGAAAGGAAGACTTACTGGTGCTAATAGATCCGAATTTGGAGAGTAATTTTAACAAGGAAGAGGCTGAAAGAGTTCTTAAACTGGCTCTTTTATGCACCAATGCATCTCCAACGCTAAGGCCTACAATGTCAGAAGTGGTTGGTATGCTTGAGGAACAAACTGCTATTACTAATGTGGTTTCTGATCCTGATATATTTCGTGTTGATTTGGAAAGTGACTTGAGATTTAAATCACTCAAAAACTACTATCAACAAGTTCAAAGGAAGAATTCTTCTGAAATCCAAGGTTCTAGTTCTTTCAACCAAAGATTTAGTGAACCTTCTACAAGTAGTTCTGCTCATGATCTCTACCAAGTCAATCCTGCATCCTTATCTCTTCATGATCTATATGAAATCAATCCTGATTCCATGAACAACAGTGACATTTCTTCTTTGGTTTCGGGTCATAGTTCATCAGCTTGGCATTAA
- the LOC115697799 gene encoding uncharacterized protein LOC115697799, translating to MEYIMSFLMGLSDLYAQVRGNILVMDPLPEINRVFLLVTQEENQRRGQGSTTDRNSNMAFAFQGEKASSKGDTQGPPKTQQPKRGRPFCTHCNMHGHTIEKCYKIHGYPPRYNKGGKSKDAAANQFQTSNETGSGPSESNTLLPQRTANQYQQLLNLLGAQTVNPPATDPSTSNGNSGYAHQANDWQR from the exons ATGGAGTACATTATGTCCTTTCTCATGGGTCTTTCCGATCTTTATGCTCAAGTGCGTGGCAATATCCTTGTCATGGATCCTCTTCCTGAAATTAATAGAGTCTTTCTTCTAGTAACACAAGAAGAGAACCAAAGAAGAGGACAAGGCAGTACCACAGATCGAAACTCGAATATGGCCTTTGCCTTTCAAGGAGAAAAGGCTTCAAGCAAGGGTGACACTCAAGGACCACCTAAAACTCAGCAACCTAAACGTGGCAGGCCCTTTTGTACTCATTGTAACATGCATGGTCACACCATCGAAAAATGTTACAAGATACATGGATATCCCCCCAGATACAACAAAGGAGGAAAATCAAAGGATGCTGCAGCAAACCAATTCCAAACATCCAATGAAACAGGTTCGGGTCCCAGTGAAAGCAACACTTTGCTGCCCCAACGCACAGCAAACCAATATCAGCAGTTGCTGAACCTTCTTGGTGCCCAAACTGTCAACCCACCTGCTACAGACCCGAGTACTTCTAATGGGAACTCAG GATACGCACACCAAGCTAATGATTGGCAAAGGTGA